The following coding sequences are from one Pseudomonas mendocina window:
- a CDS encoding hybrid sensor histidine kinase/response regulator, translated as MPRLCLALLLLWLACPSWALTPAPLDSDDIRISLGTYTSYYEDVDGTLSLEQIQALDDDAFKGLRSEHANLGKNDSVWWFKIRLRNGLEHSLGGYLEVNYPLLDHLQVYLVGPDGSRLEQESGDRFAFSQRPVQVRNFWFPMQLEPGVSTLLIRVDTTSTVFVPLFFATYGASAAAQENLMGFNGAFYGVLFAMFCYNLFLYLSLRESAYLWYLAYNLNVGLLAACFDGMLFKLLPEHVAFQSVSIYILMFVHCLTAIQFSRHFLHARQYFPKLDTGLRLMMLICVGCLLSVPLVGFAAWNILASVTVSLVSLVLLLTGIYVWRRGVRYGSYYTLAWAILLFAFIQATTGSLGLEVFGVFGATAVKIGVTIELITLSIGLADRINLLKEEGFRSRRAAEQAEFESQAKSRFLAKMSHEIRTPLNGVLGMLQLLRETPLDRSQRFYVDTISSSGSSLMAVINDILDYARIESGKLSLEQIEFDLEDLISETLSLFTGQALDKRLRLYVSLENGVPRRIQGDPTRLKQILMNLLSNALKFTAEGHVAISVSRRSDSHGHPHLIFAVSDSGIGISEQALAQLFESFAQGDSSTTRRYGGSGLGLAISKELVEMMGGRIEVQSTLGQGTRFAFDIPLLSEQEAPDELTRLLAGRTALLASLDGLGLDALSRLLGRWGMRTERCQTPERLQDYLEDFDAPPLLVLMAPWPGSVNHWLDSLRPMLQIQQRVLLVCPPEACQQLPASQGLRLQHLAQPMAITALRQALRGLYEKPKAQVHQLVREIRSDNGDAPCILVAEDNPVNQLVVQGFLKKRGYNVRLVTNGQAALDEYSRAPGAVHLILMDCEMPVMDGFEATRQIRRLEHDRQLGAVPIIALTAHILDEHRQHGLDAGMDDFLGKPLDSTLLYSTLERYLKMSGS; from the coding sequence ATGCCTCGTCTTTGCCTGGCCTTGCTGTTGTTATGGCTTGCCTGCCCCAGTTGGGCCCTTACGCCTGCGCCGCTGGACAGCGACGACATACGTATTTCTCTAGGCACCTACACCAGCTATTACGAAGACGTAGACGGCACCCTGAGCCTCGAACAGATCCAGGCGCTGGACGACGATGCCTTCAAAGGCCTGCGCAGCGAGCACGCGAACCTGGGCAAGAACGACTCGGTGTGGTGGTTCAAGATACGCCTGCGCAATGGCCTGGAGCACTCGCTGGGCGGCTACTTGGAAGTCAACTATCCGCTGCTCGATCATCTGCAGGTGTATCTCGTCGGCCCCGACGGCAGTCGCCTGGAACAGGAGAGCGGCGACCGCTTTGCCTTCTCGCAGCGTCCGGTGCAGGTGCGCAACTTCTGGTTTCCCATGCAGCTGGAGCCGGGCGTCAGCACTCTGCTGATCCGCGTGGATACCACCAGCACGGTGTTCGTACCGCTGTTCTTCGCCACCTACGGCGCCAGCGCGGCGGCACAGGAAAACCTGATGGGTTTCAACGGCGCGTTCTACGGCGTGCTGTTCGCGATGTTCTGCTACAACCTGTTCCTCTATCTGTCGCTACGTGAGTCGGCCTACCTCTGGTACCTGGCCTACAACCTCAACGTCGGCCTGCTGGCCGCCTGCTTCGACGGCATGTTGTTCAAGCTGCTGCCCGAGCACGTGGCCTTCCAGTCGGTCAGCATCTACATCCTGATGTTTGTGCACTGCCTCACTGCCATCCAGTTCAGCCGTCACTTTCTCCACGCCCGCCAGTACTTCCCGAAACTGGACACTGGCCTGCGTCTGATGATGCTCATCTGCGTAGGCTGCCTGCTGTCGGTGCCGCTGGTGGGCTTCGCCGCCTGGAACATCCTGGCCAGCGTCACGGTGTCCCTGGTGTCGCTGGTACTGCTGCTCACCGGCATCTACGTCTGGCGCCGTGGTGTTCGCTACGGCTCTTACTACACCCTGGCCTGGGCCATCCTGCTGTTCGCCTTCATCCAGGCCACCACCGGCTCGCTGGGGCTCGAGGTGTTCGGCGTGTTCGGTGCCACGGCGGTGAAGATCGGCGTGACCATCGAGCTGATCACCCTGTCCATCGGTCTTGCTGATCGCATCAACCTGCTCAAGGAAGAAGGCTTCCGCTCACGCCGCGCGGCGGAACAGGCCGAATTCGAGAGCCAGGCCAAGAGCCGCTTCCTGGCCAAGATGAGCCACGAGATTCGCACGCCACTCAATGGTGTGCTGGGCATGTTGCAGTTGCTCCGTGAAACGCCGCTGGATCGTAGCCAGCGTTTCTACGTCGATACCATCTCCAGCTCCGGCAGTTCGCTGATGGCAGTGATCAACGACATCCTCGACTACGCCCGCATCGAATCCGGCAAGCTCAGCCTGGAGCAGATCGAATTCGATCTCGAAGACCTGATTTCCGAGACCCTCAGCCTGTTCACCGGGCAAGCCCTGGACAAGCGCCTGCGCCTCTACGTCAGCCTCGAAAACGGCGTACCACGGCGCATCCAGGGCGACCCGACGCGACTCAAGCAGATCTTGATGAACCTGCTCAGCAACGCCCTGAAATTCACCGCAGAAGGTCATGTGGCGATCAGCGTCAGCCGCCGCAGCGATAGCCACGGTCATCCGCACCTGATCTTCGCCGTCAGTGACAGCGGCATCGGCATCAGCGAGCAGGCCCTGGCGCAGCTGTTCGAATCCTTCGCCCAGGGTGACTCCAGCACCACCCGCCGTTATGGCGGCAGCGGCCTGGGCCTGGCCATCAGCAAGGAGCTGGTGGAAATGATGGGTGGACGCATCGAAGTCCAGAGTACCCTTGGTCAGGGTACTCGCTTCGCCTTCGACATCCCGCTGCTCAGCGAACAGGAAGCCCCTGACGAGCTCACCCGCCTGCTGGCTGGGCGCACTGCCCTGCTCGCCTCACTAGACGGCCTCGGCCTGGATGCCCTGAGCAGACTGCTCGGCCGCTGGGGCATGCGCACCGAACGCTGTCAGACACCAGAGCGCCTGCAAGATTATCTGGAAGACTTCGACGCACCGCCGCTGCTGGTGCTGATGGCACCCTGGCCCGGCAGCGTCAATCACTGGCTCGACTCGCTCAGACCCATGCTGCAGATACAGCAGCGCGTACTGCTGGTCTGCCCACCCGAGGCCTGCCAGCAATTGCCGGCGAGCCAGGGACTGCGCCTGCAACACCTGGCCCAACCGATGGCGATCACTGCCCTGCGTCAGGCCTTGCGCGGACTCTACGAAAAACCCAAAGCACAGGTACATCAGTTGGTCAGAGAGATACGCAGCGACAATGGCGACGCCCCCTGCATCCTGGTCGCCGAGGACAACCCGGTGAACCAGCTGGTGGTTCAGGGTTTTCTGAAGAAACGCGGTTACAACGTGCGCCTGGTGACCAACGGCCAGGCCGCTCTCGACGAATACAGCCGCGCCCCGGGCGCCGTGCACCTGATCCTGATGGATTGCGAGATGCCGGTGATGGACGGCTTCGAAGCTACCCGGCAGATTCGCCGCCTGGAGCACGACAGGCAGCTCGGCGCGGTGCCCATCATCGCCCTGACCGCACACATCCTCGACGAACACCGCCAGCACGGCCTGGACGCCGGCATGGACGATTTCCTCGGCAAGCCGCTGGACAGCACACTGCTCTACAGCACGCTGGAACGTTACCTGAAAATGTCCGGTTCCTGA
- a CDS encoding YheU family protein, with translation MLIPAHLLQAETLTALIEDFVTRDGTDNGDETPLETRVQRVRRALDKSEAVIVFDPDSQQCQLAMKRDVPKEWLEALQDSLSD, from the coding sequence GTGCTGATCCCCGCTCACCTGCTGCAAGCCGAAACGCTCACCGCGCTGATCGAAGACTTCGTCACCCGCGACGGTACCGACAACGGTGACGAAACCCCGCTGGAAACCCGTGTACAACGGGTACGCCGAGCCCTGGACAAGAGTGAAGCGGTGATCGTCTTCGACCCGGACAGCCAGCAATGCCAGTTGGCGATGAAGCGCGACGTGCCCAAGGAATGGCTGGAGGCCTTGCAGGACTCACTCAGTGATTGA
- a CDS encoding DNA-3-methyladenine glycosylase I, giving the protein MRDYKWLHEFCLNRFGSAKALEAMLPQPRSDAELRALSDDRYLSLISLRIFRAGLKHSLVDAKWPAFEEVFFGFDPEKVVLMGAERLENLMQDARLIRHLGKLKSVPRNAQFILDVRREKGSFGALIADWPVTDIVGLWKYLAKHGSQLGGLSAPRFLRMVGKDTFIPTDDMVAALKAQGVIDKAPTSQKDLAAVQAAFNQWHAESGRPLCQLSVMLAHTVNH; this is encoded by the coding sequence ATGCGTGATTACAAGTGGCTGCACGAGTTCTGCCTCAACCGTTTCGGCTCGGCGAAGGCACTCGAGGCCATGCTGCCGCAGCCGCGCAGCGACGCCGAGTTGCGTGCGCTGAGCGATGACCGCTACCTGTCGCTGATCAGCCTGCGCATCTTCCGCGCAGGCCTCAAACACAGCCTGGTGGATGCCAAATGGCCGGCGTTCGAGGAGGTCTTCTTCGGCTTCGATCCGGAGAAGGTGGTGCTGATGGGCGCCGAGCGTCTGGAGAACCTGATGCAGGATGCGCGGCTGATCCGCCATCTGGGCAAGCTCAAGAGCGTGCCACGCAATGCCCAGTTCATTCTCGACGTGCGCCGCGAGAAGGGGAGTTTCGGTGCGCTGATCGCCGACTGGCCGGTAACCGATATCGTCGGGCTGTGGAAATACCTGGCCAAGCACGGCAGCCAGCTAGGTGGATTGTCTGCACCGCGCTTTCTGCGCATGGTGGGTAAGGATACTTTCATCCCGACCGACGATATGGTCGCGGCGTTGAAGGCGCAGGGCGTGATCGACAAGGCGCCGACCAGTCAGAAGGATCTGGCTGCGGTGCAGGCTGCTTTCAACCAGTGGCACGCCGAAAGCGGCCGACCACTGTGCCAGCTATCGGTGATGCTGGCGCACACGGTCAATCACTGA
- a CDS encoding 3-deoxy-7-phosphoheptulonate synthase produces the protein MNSSAQLASTVTTIARRSAQPLPSPAVLRQRLPLSVALAERIAADRDAIRAVLDGTDPRLLVVVGPCSLHDRSSALEYAERLAELAPQVDDQLLLVMRAYVEKPRTTVGWKGLLYDPHLDGSGDMAEGLRQSRQLMLDILERGLPLATELLQPMAAGYFDDLLGWAAIGARTSESQVHREMVSGLDLPVGFKNGTDGSVGIACDAMRSAAHPHQHFGIDDLGHPALLHTAGNPDTHLVLRGGHGAPNHDAASVAAARDALQRQGIAPRIMVDCSHANSGKDPLRQPAVLDSVIDQRLAGDASLRGVMLESHLFDGCQALSGELHYGVSITDGCLGWNGTEATLRQAAARLRG, from the coding sequence ATGAACAGCTCCGCTCAACTCGCTTCCACCGTCACCACCATCGCCCGCCGCAGCGCCCAGCCGCTGCCCAGCCCCGCCGTATTGCGCCAGCGCCTGCCATTGTCCGTCGCACTTGCCGAGCGTATCGCCGCTGACCGCGACGCCATCCGCGCCGTGCTCGATGGCACCGATCCGCGCCTGCTGGTAGTCGTCGGCCCCTGTTCCCTGCATGACCGCAGCAGCGCCCTCGAATACGCCGAACGCCTGGCCGAACTGGCACCGCAGGTCGATGACCAACTGCTGCTGGTGATGCGCGCCTATGTGGAAAAACCGCGCACTACCGTGGGCTGGAAGGGACTACTGTACGACCCGCATCTGGATGGCAGTGGCGACATGGCCGAAGGCCTGCGCCAGTCGCGGCAGTTGATGCTGGATATCCTCGAACGTGGTTTGCCGCTGGCCACCGAGCTGCTGCAACCGATGGCGGCCGGTTACTTCGACGACCTGCTCGGCTGGGCAGCGATTGGCGCACGCACCAGCGAGTCGCAGGTGCATCGCGAGATGGTCAGTGGCCTGGATCTGCCGGTCGGTTTCAAGAACGGTACTGACGGTAGCGTCGGCATTGCCTGTGACGCCATGCGCTCGGCGGCGCATCCGCACCAGCACTTCGGCATCGACGATCTCGGTCACCCCGCGCTGCTGCACACTGCCGGCAACCCAGACACCCACCTGGTGCTGCGTGGCGGCCACGGCGCGCCGAATCATGATGCCGCCAGCGTCGCCGCCGCGCGCGATGCCCTGCAGCGCCAGGGTATTGCGCCGCGCATCATGGTCGACTGCAGCCACGCCAACAGCGGCAAGGATCCGCTGCGCCAGCCGGCCGTACTCGACAGCGTGATCGACCAGCGCCTGGCCGGTGATGCCAGCCTGCGCGGGGTAATGCTGGAGAGCCATCTGTTCGACGGCTGCCAGGCGCTGTCCGGCGAGCTGCACTACGGCGTATCGATCACCGACGGCTGTCTGGGCTGGAACGGTACCGAGGCTACGTTGCGTCAGGCAGCGGCACGTTTGCGCGGGTAG
- the ttcA gene encoding tRNA 2-thiocytidine(32) synthetase TtcA, whose translation MGTLSVNQNKLQKRIRRLAGEAITDFNMIEDGDKVMVCLSGGKDSYTMLDVLLYLQKVAPIKFEIVAVNMDQKQPGFPEHVLPAYLESIGVQYHIIEKDTYSVVKEKIPEGKTTCSLCSRLRRGTLYTYADEIGATKMALGHHRDDILETFFLNMFYGGTLKAMPPKLLSDDGRNVVIRPLAYCAEADIEAYSQLKEFPIIPCNLCGSQENLQRQVVKEMLQDWERKSPGRVEIMFRALQNVHPSQLADRNLFDFKSLKIDDSATPRFLDVMSL comes from the coding sequence ATGGGCACCCTCTCGGTCAACCAGAACAAACTGCAGAAGCGCATTCGCCGCCTGGCCGGCGAAGCCATCACCGACTTCAACATGATCGAGGATGGCGACAAGGTGATGGTCTGCCTGTCCGGCGGCAAGGACAGCTACACCATGCTCGACGTGTTGCTGTATCTGCAGAAAGTGGCGCCGATCAAGTTCGAGATCGTCGCGGTGAACATGGATCAGAAGCAGCCCGGCTTCCCCGAGCACGTGCTGCCGGCCTACCTGGAATCGATCGGTGTGCAGTACCACATCATCGAGAAGGACACCTACTCGGTGGTCAAGGAGAAGATCCCCGAGGGCAAGACCACCTGCTCGCTGTGCTCGCGCCTGCGTCGCGGCACCCTGTACACCTACGCCGACGAGATCGGCGCGACCAAGATGGCGCTGGGGCACCACCGCGACGACATTCTGGAAACCTTCTTCCTCAACATGTTCTACGGCGGCACGCTCAAGGCCATGCCGCCCAAGCTCTTGTCCGACGATGGCCGCAACGTGGTGATCCGCCCGCTGGCCTACTGCGCCGAGGCCGATATCGAGGCCTACAGCCAGCTCAAGGAATTCCCCATCATCCCGTGCAACCTCTGCGGCTCGCAGGAGAACCTGCAGCGCCAGGTGGTCAAGGAAATGCTGCAGGACTGGGAGCGCAAGAGCCCGGGCCGCGTCGAGATCATGTTCCGCGCCCTGCAGAACGTGCACCCCTCGCAACTGGCCGACCGCAACCTGTTCGACTTCAAGAGCCTGAAGATCGACGACAGCGCCACGCCGCGCTTTCTCGATGTGATGAGCCTGTAA
- a CDS encoding DNA-J related domain-containing protein, translated as MNDDLDPSQDLADQVLQVLQAAPNGLAEYALIQQLKARHSGHLPNLPLTDRLVLFRTHFLLFNALYRLRDTLWQRQTHLLQISPLCIQLLPYQAASAALSERDALRDYYLNLDNLRDTDERDVERLLASFWTRMQGGEEKQAALGLFELDDEKPLDMTRIKHRYRQLVSQHHPDRGGSTERLQSINKAMEILERYYS; from the coding sequence ATGAACGACGACCTCGACCCCAGCCAGGATCTTGCCGATCAGGTGCTGCAGGTGCTGCAAGCAGCGCCCAACGGACTGGCTGAATATGCCCTGATCCAGCAACTCAAGGCCCGCCACAGCGGCCACCTGCCCAACCTGCCACTGACCGACAGGCTGGTGCTGTTTCGCACCCATTTTCTCCTGTTCAACGCCCTCTATCGTCTGCGCGATACGCTCTGGCAGCGGCAAACCCATCTGCTGCAAATCAGCCCGCTGTGCATCCAGCTTCTGCCCTACCAGGCCGCAAGTGCAGCCCTGAGCGAACGTGACGCGCTACGTGACTACTATCTGAACCTCGACAACCTGCGCGACACCGATGAGCGCGACGTCGAACGCCTGCTGGCCAGCTTCTGGACGCGCATGCAGGGCGGTGAAGAAAAGCAGGCCGCTCTGGGGCTGTTCGAACTGGACGACGAAAAACCACTGGATATGACGCGTATCAAGCACCGCTATCGGCAACTGGTCAGCCAGCATCATCCGGACCGAGGCGGCAGCACAGAGCGGTTGCAGTCGATCAACAAGGCCATGGAAATTCTTGAGCGCTATTACAGCTGA
- a CDS encoding Yip1 family protein, giving the protein MIHHVWGLFTHPDQEWQEIRGEEESISHMYLTHVLILAAIPAISAYIGTTQVGWAIGDRAPVMLTEGSAMVMTIMSYLAMLAGVAVMGAFIHWMARTYDANPSLTQCIVFAAYTATPLFIAGLAALYPHLWLGMVVGTVAICYTVYLLYVGIPTFMNIPEDEGFMFSSSVLAVGLVVLVAMIASSVILWGMGIGPVYTS; this is encoded by the coding sequence ATGATCCACCACGTTTGGGGGCTCTTCACCCATCCCGACCAAGAATGGCAAGAAATCCGTGGCGAGGAGGAATCCATCAGCCACATGTACCTCACTCATGTGCTGATCCTTGCGGCGATTCCCGCAATCTCGGCCTACATCGGCACCACCCAGGTAGGCTGGGCCATCGGTGACCGAGCCCCGGTGATGCTGACCGAAGGCAGTGCGATGGTGATGACCATCATGTCCTACCTGGCGATGCTTGCCGGCGTGGCCGTGATGGGCGCCTTCATCCACTGGATGGCGCGCACTTACGACGCCAACCCAAGCCTGACCCAATGCATCGTGTTCGCGGCCTATACTGCTACTCCGCTGTTCATCGCCGGCCTCGCGGCGCTCTACCCACACCTGTGGCTAGGCATGGTCGTCGGCACGGTCGCCATCTGTTACACGGTGTACCTGCTCTATGTCGGCATACCGACGTTCATGAACATCCCCGAAGACGAGGGCTTCATGTTCTCCAGCTCGGTGCTTGCAGTAGGCCTTGTAGTGCTGGTGGCAATGATCGCCAGTTCGGTCATTCTCTGGGGTATGGGCATCGGCCCGGTCTACACCAGTTGA
- a CDS encoding Yip1 family protein yields MFMNPLTVLTRPDQAWTAIRQDEERNSASYLPYLLLWSLLPAVSLFIGTHWVGWSLVDEERIRLEAISALQLSVLLYLATLIGVIIMGYFLRYMSRTFEARPTFNQCIGFIAYTCTPFFLAGIAALYPTRWLAIGVLLLACAHAAYLMYVGLPRFMRIDNQQGFLYASSMLGVGLLVIVTILVNMILFWTYTLEPDYQRTVQQDQSRGTQEERMQAPGDE; encoded by the coding sequence ATGTTCATGAACCCTCTCACCGTCCTCACTCGCCCCGACCAGGCCTGGACGGCCATTCGCCAGGACGAGGAACGCAACAGCGCCAGCTACCTGCCCTACCTGCTGCTCTGGAGTCTGTTGCCGGCAGTCAGCCTGTTCATCGGCACTCACTGGGTCGGTTGGAGCCTGGTCGACGAGGAGCGCATCCGCCTGGAAGCGATAAGCGCACTGCAACTAAGTGTGCTGCTCTACCTGGCCACCCTGATCGGCGTGATCATCATGGGCTACTTCCTGCGCTACATGTCGCGCACCTTCGAAGCCAGGCCCACCTTCAACCAGTGCATCGGTTTTATCGCCTACACCTGCACGCCCTTTTTTCTGGCCGGTATCGCAGCGCTCTACCCCACGCGCTGGCTGGCGATCGGCGTGCTGCTGCTCGCCTGCGCCCATGCCGCGTACCTGATGTACGTCGGGCTGCCGCGCTTCATGCGCATCGACAACCAGCAGGGCTTTCTCTACGCCTCCTCGATGCTTGGCGTGGGGCTGCTGGTAATCGTGACCATCCTGGTCAACATGATCCTGTTCTGGACGTATACCCTGGAGCCTGACTATCAGCGCACCGTGCAGCAGGATCAGAGTCGTGGCACGCAGGAAGAGCGAATGCAGGCGCCTGGCGACGAGTGA
- a CDS encoding SprT family zinc-dependent metalloprotease, whose product MPEQIHARVEACYQQAEAFFKQRFTRPEVSFKLRGQKAGVAHLTENKLRFNLQLYRDNHEDFLRQTVPHEVAHMIAHQLFGPRIQPHGEEWQLIMRGVYELPPHRCHSYEVERRQVSRFIYRCSCPDGEFPFSAQRHALVAKGRRYYCRRCKVTLHFTGEHRQE is encoded by the coding sequence ATGCCCGAACAGATTCACGCCCGTGTCGAAGCCTGCTACCAGCAGGCTGAAGCCTTCTTCAAGCAGCGCTTTACCCGCCCCGAAGTCAGCTTCAAGTTGCGTGGGCAGAAAGCGGGCGTCGCGCACCTGACGGAAAACAAGCTGCGCTTCAACCTGCAGCTGTACCGGGACAATCACGAAGACTTCCTGCGTCAGACGGTGCCTCATGAAGTGGCACATATGATCGCCCACCAACTGTTCGGCCCACGCATTCAGCCGCATGGCGAAGAGTGGCAATTGATCATGCGTGGCGTGTACGAACTGCCGCCACATCGTTGTCACAGCTACGAGGTGGAACGACGCCAGGTCAGCCGCTTCATCTATCGCTGCAGTTGCCCCGATGGCGAGTTTCCCTTCTCCGCCCAGCGCCACGCCCTGGTGGCCAAGGGGCGTCGCTACTATTGCCGACGCTGCAAGGTGACGCTGCACTTTACCGGTGAACACCGCCAGGAATGA
- a CDS encoding CaiB/BaiF CoA-transferase family protein, with product MSGPLSSLKVLDFSTLLPGPFASLLLADMGAEVLRVESPTRMDLVRVLPPHEGGTSTSHAYLNRNKRSIALDLKRPEAVEVVKQLVSEYDIVLEQFRPGVMDKLGVGYEALKAINPRLIYVSITGYGQSGPYRDRAGHDINYLALAGIASYTGRRDSGPLPLGVQLADLAGGSLHGVIGLLAAVVQRQVTGLGQQVDVSMTDCAFSLHGMAGAGFLGAGVQPEMENQALNGGSFYDYYRTRDGRWFSVGSLEPQFMQQFCAAIGRPELAARGLSQKPEDQQALKREIEIEFEKRDFAEWSQVFAGLDACVEPMLPLAEAVEHPQIKARGLVVEVPREGLPAQSQLACPLKFSEGLPPPRHVGTAVGAHTEQVLLELGYDAEQIAALRAARALG from the coding sequence ATGTCCGGCCCGCTGTCATCGTTGAAAGTTCTCGATTTCTCCACCTTGCTGCCGGGGCCGTTCGCGTCGTTGCTGCTGGCCGACATGGGCGCCGAGGTGTTGCGGGTGGAGTCGCCCACGCGCATGGATCTGGTGCGCGTGCTGCCACCGCACGAGGGGGGTACGTCCACCAGCCACGCCTACCTCAATCGCAACAAGCGCAGCATTGCCCTCGACCTCAAACGCCCCGAGGCGGTGGAAGTGGTCAAGCAACTGGTGAGCGAATACGACATCGTGCTGGAGCAGTTCCGCCCAGGCGTGATGGACAAGCTGGGCGTCGGCTATGAGGCGCTCAAGGCGATCAATCCGCGGCTGATCTACGTCTCGATCACCGGTTACGGCCAGAGTGGGCCTTATCGCGACCGTGCCGGGCATGACATCAACTACCTGGCGTTGGCCGGCATCGCCAGCTACACCGGCCGCCGCGACAGCGGTCCGCTACCGCTGGGGGTGCAACTGGCCGACCTGGCCGGTGGCTCGTTGCACGGCGTGATCGGCCTGCTTGCTGCCGTGGTGCAGCGCCAGGTGACTGGCCTGGGCCAGCAGGTCGATGTGAGCATGACCGACTGCGCATTCAGCCTGCATGGCATGGCCGGGGCTGGCTTCCTTGGGGCCGGAGTACAGCCTGAGATGGAAAACCAGGCGCTCAATGGGGGCAGCTTCTACGACTACTACCGCACCCGCGACGGCCGCTGGTTTTCCGTTGGCAGTCTGGAGCCGCAGTTCATGCAGCAGTTCTGCGCCGCCATCGGCCGGCCGGAGCTGGCCGCACGTGGCTTGTCGCAGAAGCCCGAGGATCAGCAAGCGCTCAAGCGCGAGATCGAGATCGAGTTCGAGAAACGCGATTTTGCCGAATGGAGCCAGGTGTTCGCCGGGCTGGATGCCTGTGTCGAACCCATGCTGCCACTGGCCGAGGCGGTCGAGCACCCGCAGATCAAGGCGCGTGGCCTGGTGGTGGAGGTGCCTCGCGAAGGATTGCCGGCGCAGTCGCAACTGGCCTGCCCGCTGAAATTCTCCGAAGGTTTGCCACCGCCCAGGCATGTGGGGACGGCAGTCGGCGCACACACCGAGCAGGTGCTGCTGGAGTTGGGTTATGACGCCGAACAGATCGCGGCGTTGAGGGCAGCCAGGGCACTGGGGTGA